One part of the Acetoanaerobium sticklandii genome encodes these proteins:
- a CDS encoding DegV family protein gives MGTRVIADSTSYMGKQLLEKYNINQVSLSVDFGDESYRETEISNEDFYNLMDKKGIPKSSQPPIGELVKAFYDIVSSGDSAVGVFLSSDMSGTYQSALMAKNMVLEKLPDAEIEVVDSKSNCMQLGFAVLAAAKAAIEGLSLDKIVEKAKDNIDRSRFLFIPDNLVYLEKGGRIGRAGAILGNLLKIIPILTVEDGITSIYKKVRTKQKAVTQMIEKILEDAKDFGGLEELVVHHINCIDEAKLVAEKLKEILPIKTIAIHDIGPVIGLHVGPGAIGIAYYTKEKMR, from the coding sequence ATGGGTACTAGAGTTATCGCTGACAGTACCAGCTATATGGGAAAGCAGCTCCTTGAAAAATACAACATTAATCAGGTGTCTCTAAGTGTTGATTTTGGAGATGAAAGCTATAGAGAAACCGAAATTTCAAATGAGGACTTTTACAATCTCATGGATAAAAAAGGGATACCTAAATCCTCTCAGCCACCTATAGGAGAGCTAGTAAAGGCTTTCTATGATATAGTTTCTAGTGGAGATAGTGCAGTTGGAGTTTTTCTTTCATCGGATATGAGTGGAACCTACCAAAGTGCACTTATGGCAAAAAACATGGTATTAGAAAAGCTTCCTGATGCAGAAATAGAGGTAGTAGATTCTAAATCAAACTGTATGCAGCTGGGATTTGCAGTGCTTGCTGCGGCAAAGGCAGCTATAGAGGGGCTTTCTTTAGATAAAATAGTAGAAAAAGCCAAAGACAATATAGACAGAAGCAGATTTTTATTCATACCTGATAATCTGGTGTATTTAGAAAAAGGTGGAAGGATAGGAAGAGCTGGAGCTATACTTGGCAACCTTCTTAAAATCATTCCAATCTTAACCGTAGAAGATGGAATAACTAGCATATACAAAAAAGTGAGGACAAAGCAAAAAGCTGTAACTCAGATGATTGAAAAAATCCTTGAGGATGCCAAAGACTTTGGAGGGCTTGAGGAACTAGTGGTTCATCATATAAACTGCATAGATGAAGCAAAGCTAGTAGCAGAAAAGTTAAAAGAAATTCTTCCTATTAAAACCATAGCTATTCACGATATAGGCCCAGTTATAGGGCTTCATGTAGGCCCAGGAGCTATAGGGATAGCCTATTATACAAAAGAAAAAATGAGATAA
- the prfB gene encoding peptide chain release factor 2 (programmed frameshift): MLNIQEHRERLDNMSKSIEELRVSLDIPGLALHKQEIDKEMSEPEFWNEVEKAQQTMQKNKVIEDKLEQFASLESELEDAFVLFELADEDASLEKELHSALNSLEEKIDELKIATLLSGQYDMNNAIVSIHAGSGGLDAQDWTKMLLRMYDRFAQSMGFRVIELDMIADPEAGIKSVTLKIEGANAYGYLKSEKGVHRIVRISPFDTSGKRHTSFASVDVIPELDDSIEIDINPADLKIDTYRASGAGGQHVNKTESAIRITHLPTGIVVQCQNQRSQHSNKETAMKMLMAKLIELKELEHKDKIEDLQGEYSQISWGSQIRSYVFQPYTMVKDHRTNTEIGHVQSVMDGNIMPFINAYLKENQVKPS, from the exons TTGCTAAATATCCAGGAACATAGAGAACGTCTGGACAATATGTCCAAATCTATTGAAGAATTGAGGGTTTCTCTT GACATACCAGGATTAGCCCTTCACAAGCAGGAAATAGATAAAGAAATGAGCGAGCCAGAGTTTTGGAACGAGGTAGAAAAAGCTCAGCAGACCATGCAAAAAAATAAAGTGATAGAAGATAAACTAGAGCAGTTTGCTTCTTTGGAGTCAGAGCTAGAGGATGCTTTTGTCCTCTTTGAGCTGGCTGATGAGGATGCAAGCTTAGAAAAAGAACTTCACAGCGCCCTTAACTCTCTAGAAGAAAAAATAGATGAGCTTAAGATAGCAACCCTGCTCAGTGGGCAGTATGATATGAACAATGCAATAGTATCCATACATGCAGGTTCTGGAGGGCTTGATGCTCAGGACTGGACTAAAATGCTACTTAGAATGTACGACAGATTTGCTCAGAGTATGGGATTTAGAGTAATTGAGCTAGATATGATAGCAGATCCAGAGGCAGGAATAAAAAGCGTTACTCTAAAAATCGAAGGTGCTAATGCCTATGGTTATCTGAAAAGTGAAAAGGGAGTTCATAGGATTGTGAGAATTTCTCCTTTTGACACCTCTGGCAAGCGTCACACCTCTTTTGCATCTGTGGACGTAATTCCAGAGCTAGATGACAGCATAGAAATTGATATTAATCCAGCTGATTTGAAAATAGATACGTATAGAGCGTCTGGAGCTGGTGGTCAGCATGTCAACAAAACAGAATCTGCTATACGTATCACCCACCTTCCTACAGGAATAGTGGTGCAATGCCAGAACCAGCGCTCTCAGCATTCAAACAAAGAAACAGCAATGAAAATGCTCATGGCAAAGCTCATAGAGTTAAAGGAGCTAGAGCATAAGGATAAAATAGAGGACCTTCAAGGTGAATATTCACAGATAAGCTGGGGTTCTCAGATTAGATCCTATGTATTTCAGCCCTATACTATGGTAAAGGATCATAGAACCAATACTGAGATAGGACACGTACAATCAGTAATGGATGGAAATATAATGCCTTTTATCAATGCTTATCTTAAAGAAAACCAAGTTAAGCCTAGCTAA